The Thunnus albacares chromosome 21, fThuAlb1.1, whole genome shotgun sequence genome window below encodes:
- the kbtbd2 gene encoding kelch repeat and BTB domain-containing protein 2 translates to MSDLSERRPVNTDYAVSLLEQLKFFYEQKLLTDIVLLVEDMEFPCHKMVLATCSSYFRAMFMSGLSESKQTHVHLRNVDPATLQIIITYAYTGNLPISDSTVEPLYETACFLQVEDVLLQCRDYLVKKINAENCVRMLSIGDLFSCSELKQSAKRMVEHKFPMVYRQEAFLQLSHELLIDVLSSDNLNVEKEETVREAAMLWLEYNMEARSQHLSSVLSQIRIDALSEVTQRAWFQGLPPNDKSVVVQGLYKSMPKFFKPRLGMTKEEMLIFMEAMSETQGEGYVMAAAVPTTVVCYSPQAEKVYKLSNPPGDLQKVGTLVTPDNDVFIAGGQIPLKNSITNHGKSGKLQAVFRSVDSFFWFDAQQNAWVPKTPMLCARIKPSLVYCEGYIYAIGGDNVGGELNKRTVERYDCEKDEWSMMSPLPFAWNWSTSVVAHDCIYVMTHDLMYCYFPRADTWVEMAMRKTSRCFASAAAFGDLIFYIGGLHVVSNSGIRLPTSTIDGSSVTVEIYDVNKNEWRLAANIPAKRYSDPCVRAVVLLNSLCIFMRETHMNERAKYAIYQYDMELDRWYLRQPVSERVLWDLGKDFRCAVGKLYPSCLEESPWKPPTYLFSPDGAEEFEVDGELVSLPHV, encoded by the exons ATGTCGGATCTCAGTGAGCGCAGGCCGGTCAACACGGACTACGCTGTCTCCCTGCTGGAGCAGCTCAAGTTCTTTTACGAACAGAAATTACTGACTGACATTGTGCTGCTGGTGGAGGACATGGAGTTCCCGTGTCACAAGATGGTCCTGGCCACATGTAGCTCCTATTTCAG GGCGATGTTCATGAGCGGCCTCAGCGAGAGCAAACAGACCCACGTCCACCTGAGGAACGTGGACCCGGCTACGCTGCAGATCATCATCACCTACGCCTACACGGGCAACCTGCCCATCAGCGACAGCACCGTGGAGCCGCTGTACGAGACCGCATGCTTCCTACAG GTGGAGGACGTCTTGCTGCAGTGCAGAGACTATCTGGTGAAGAAGATAAATGCGGAGAACTGTGTCCGCATGCTGAGCATCGGCGACCTGTTCAGCTGTAGCGAGCTGAAGCAGAGCGCTAAACGCATGGTGGAGCACAAGTTCCCCATGGTGTACCGGCAGGAGGCCTTCCTTCAGCTCTCCCACGAGCTGTTGATAGACGTCCTGAGCAGCGACAACCTCAAtgtggagaaggaggagacgGTGCGTGAGGCGGCCATGCTGTGGTTGGAGTACAACATGGAGGCGCGCTCGCAGCACCTGTCCTCCGTGCTCAGTCAGATCCGCATCGACGCGTTGTCTGAGGTAACGCAGCGCGCCTGGTTCCAGGGCCTGCCACCCAACGACAAGTCTGTCGTGGTGCAGGGTCTCTACAAGTCCATGCCCAAGTTCTTCAAGCCTCGGTTAGGCATGACCAAGGAGGAGATGCTGATCTTCATGGAGGCCATGTCAGAAACGCAGGGCGAGGGATACGTCATGGCTGCGGCCGTGCCTACTACAGTAGTGTGTTACAGCCCACAGGCGGAGAAAGTGTACAAACTGAGTAACCCCCCGGGAGACCTGCAGAAGGTGGGAACCCTCGTCACCCCCGACAACGATGTGTTCATCGCTGGCGGACAGATCCCTCTCAAGAACTCTATCACCAACCACGGCAAAAGTGGCAAGTTACAGGCGGTGTTCCGCTCGGTAGATAGCTTCTTCTGGTTCGACGCCCAGCAGAACGCCTGGGTCCCCAAAACCCCCATGCTGTGTGCCCGAATCAAGCCCTCTCTGGTCTACTGCGAGGGCTACATCTATGCAATCGGGGGGGATAACGTCGGAGGGGAGCTGAACAAACGCACGGTGGAGCGCTACGACTGCGAGAAGGACGAGTGGAGCATGATGAGCCCCCTGCCCTTCGCCTGGAACTGGAGCACGTCCGTGGTGGCGCACGACTGCATCTACGTGATGACCCACGACCTGATGTACTGCTACTTCCCCCGAGCCGACACCTGGGTGGAGATGGCCATGCGCAAGACCAGCCGCTGTTTTGCTTCCGCGGCCGCCTTCGGTGACCTCATTTTCTACATCGGCGGCCTCCACGTGGTGAGCAACTCCGGCATCCGCTTGCCAACGAGCACCATCGACGGCTCCTCCGTCACCGTGGAGATCTACGACGTCAATAAGAACGAGTGGCGCCTGGCCGCCAACATCCCCGCCAAGCGTTACTCGGACCCATGCGTGCGGGCGGTGGTGCTGCTCAACTCGCTGTGCATTTTCATGCGCGAAACCCACATGAACGAGCGTGCCAAGTACGCGATCTATCAGTACGACATGGAGCTGGACCGCTGGTACCTGCGGCAGCCCGTGTCCGAACGCGTGCTCTGGGATCTGGGCAAGGACTTCCGTTGTGCGGTGGGGAAGCTGTACCCCTCCTGCCTGGAGGAGTCCCCCTGGAAACCCCCAACCTACCTCTTCTCCCCCGACGGAGCCGAGGAGTTCGAGGTGGACGGGGAGCTGGTGTCCCTCCCTCACGTATAG